A window of Sphingomonas adhaesiva contains these coding sequences:
- the mqo gene encoding malate dehydrogenase (quinone) codes for MDEQAVTKKPISRRKLLAGGAALGATGTVSYLAGRNPTVVPASRHVDVAIVGGGVMGAMMGVFLKILQPNWRLAVFERLDAPARESSGVWHNAGTGHSALCEPNYTPIENGRMKIDQAIKVNEQFQVTRQLLASLVRMGEMRNPRRFINSVPHMGFGMGRDDQRFQLQRYRTLTANPLWTGTEFSADRGKIAEWAPALIRGRDPAQPVAATWNARGTDVNWGEVTEQLMDALARHENATIHYGSEVEDLDRLPGGAWRITYRDRRLDEGLQAIDASRVFNGAGGAALLLLQASGIPEARNYGGFPVGGSFIVNDDPAIADRYLAKAYGRASGDAPPMSVPHLDTRYLDGRRKISFGPFATFSTAFLMQGGPSALFRSINGANIGPSLDVAVDDFGLVKYLLGQLAQGPADRLEQLRTYYPEAPAEGWNLVQAGQRVQIIRRRPGGGGDLAFGTELVSSRDGSLISLLGASPGASTAPSIVIDALRSMFPQEFAGEAWQRSLRTLVPTIGMTLHRAPAALRDAWAYSDEALQLRPSPGG; via the coding sequence ATGGACGAACAGGCTGTCACGAAGAAGCCGATCTCCCGGCGCAAGCTGCTGGCGGGCGGGGCCGCGCTGGGGGCCACCGGCACTGTCAGCTATCTTGCCGGTCGCAATCCGACCGTGGTGCCGGCCAGCCGTCACGTCGACGTCGCGATCGTCGGTGGGGGCGTGATGGGCGCGATGATGGGCGTGTTCCTGAAAATCCTCCAGCCGAACTGGCGGTTGGCGGTCTTCGAGCGGCTCGATGCGCCGGCGCGCGAGAGTTCGGGCGTGTGGCACAATGCCGGGACGGGCCATTCGGCGTTGTGCGAACCCAATTACACGCCGATCGAGAACGGCCGGATGAAGATCGACCAGGCGATCAAGGTCAACGAGCAGTTCCAGGTGACCCGCCAGTTGCTGGCGTCGCTCGTTCGCATGGGCGAGATGCGCAACCCGCGCCGCTTCATCAATTCGGTCCCGCACATGGGGTTCGGCATGGGCCGGGACGACCAGCGGTTCCAGTTGCAGCGTTACCGCACCCTGACCGCCAACCCGCTATGGACCGGCACCGAGTTTTCGGCGGATCGGGGAAAAATCGCGGAATGGGCACCGGCGTTGATCCGCGGGCGCGATCCCGCGCAGCCGGTGGCAGCGACCTGGAACGCGCGCGGCACCGACGTCAATTGGGGCGAGGTGACCGAACAATTGATGGACGCCCTCGCGCGGCACGAAAATGCGACGATCCATTACGGAAGCGAGGTGGAGGACCTCGATCGCCTGCCCGGCGGGGCGTGGCGCATCACCTATCGCGACCGGCGTCTGGACGAGGGGTTGCAGGCGATCGACGCCAGCCGCGTGTTCAACGGTGCCGGCGGCGCGGCATTGCTGCTGCTTCAGGCCAGCGGCATACCGGAGGCGCGCAATTACGGCGGCTTCCCGGTCGGCGGCTCGTTCATCGTCAACGACGATCCCGCGATCGCCGATCGTTACCTCGCCAAGGCCTATGGCCGGGCCAGCGGCGACGCGCCGCCCATGTCGGTGCCGCATCTCGACACGCGTTATCTCGATGGACGTCGCAAGATCTCGTTCGGCCCCTTTGCCACCTTCTCGACCGCCTTCCTGATGCAGGGCGGGCCGAGCGCTTTGTTCCGCTCGATCAACGGCGCCAACATCGGTCCGTCGCTCGATGTCGCCGTCGACGACTTCGGACTGGTCAAATATCTGCTGGGGCAGCTCGCCCAGGGGCCTGCGGATCGACTGGAACAGCTGCGCACGTACTATCCGGAGGCGCCGGCGGAAGGCTGGAACCTCGTGCAGGCGGGTCAGCGCGTGCAGATCATCCGGCGCCGCCCGGGCGGAGGGGGCGACCTGGCGTTCGGGACCGAGCTGGTATCGTCACGCGACGGTAGCCTGATCTCGTTGCTGGGTGCCTCCCCCGGGGCCTCCACCGCGCCGTCGATCGTCATCGATGCGCTGAGGTCGATGTTCCCGCAGGAGTTTGCCGGCGAAGCGTGGCAGCGTTCGTTGCGCACGCTGGTTCCGACAATCGGCATGACCTTGCACCGTGCGCCCGCCGCGCTGCGTGATGCATGGGCCTATTCCGATGAAGCGCTGCAGTTGCGGCCGTCTCCCGGCGGATGA
- the nhaA gene encoding Na+/H+ antiporter NhaA: protein MGESGSAGGASTRTDTIATSPRLSGRVAARAHHSPAAALLRRLEPFFAIGDVSGGPLLIATIAALAIVNSPWGGAWSAAWDGTIRLSYTGHAIARSAAEWVNDALMPLFFLIIGTEVKREFAKGSLSSLRTAIFPVAGAIGGLVVPIAFFLAFNAGTATAHGWGVVAAMDTAFSLAIVAMFTTRLPDAVRAVLLAFAAIDDVFGLLVIAVAYTASLAPAYLLLAGAAYAGIVLLLRLRWVAPVPYVLLGLLVWAGVLGSGVHPTIAGVAIGLLLPTAPRLSERRFADRVEEPLEELRAAQVAADEAPDDAAAQEHRHRAQKRLGYIHEMAAATDEPDERLVRILTPWVSYVVLPLFALSNVRIHFSGEMVAQALHSPLAAGIVTGLALGKPIGFLAATWIATRLGAARLPDGVTWRMVLGIGGVAGIGFTISLFIAELAFADATQVEMAALSVLAASLLSGLFGYLMLWGAASRRTEDAE, encoded by the coding sequence TTGGGAGAGAGCGGGAGCGCCGGAGGCGCGAGCACAAGGACCGACACGATAGCGACCAGCCCTCGCCTGTCCGGACGGGTTGCCGCCCGCGCGCATCACTCCCCCGCGGCCGCGCTGCTGCGGCGCCTGGAGCCGTTCTTCGCCATCGGGGACGTATCCGGCGGCCCGCTGCTGATCGCGACGATCGCCGCGCTCGCCATCGTCAACTCGCCCTGGGGCGGCGCGTGGAGCGCGGCATGGGACGGCACCATCCGCCTCAGCTACACCGGCCATGCGATCGCACGCAGTGCGGCGGAATGGGTGAACGACGCGCTGATGCCGCTGTTCTTCCTCATCATCGGCACGGAGGTGAAGCGCGAGTTCGCCAAGGGATCGCTGTCGTCGCTGCGTACCGCGATCTTCCCGGTCGCGGGCGCGATCGGCGGGCTGGTGGTCCCGATCGCCTTCTTTCTGGCATTCAACGCGGGCACCGCGACCGCGCATGGCTGGGGGGTGGTGGCGGCGATGGACACCGCCTTCAGCCTCGCGATCGTCGCGATGTTCACCACCCGCCTGCCCGATGCGGTGCGCGCGGTCCTGCTCGCCTTCGCCGCGATCGACGACGTCTTCGGACTGCTGGTCATCGCGGTCGCCTACACCGCCTCGCTGGCGCCCGCCTACCTGCTGCTGGCGGGGGCGGCCTATGCCGGGATCGTCCTGCTGCTGCGGCTGCGCTGGGTGGCGCCGGTGCCATACGTGCTGCTGGGGCTGCTGGTCTGGGCCGGGGTGCTGGGTTCGGGCGTGCATCCGACGATCGCGGGGGTCGCGATCGGGCTGCTGCTGCCGACCGCGCCGCGCCTGTCCGAGCGCCGCTTCGCCGACCGTGTCGAGGAACCGCTGGAGGAATTGCGCGCGGCGCAAGTCGCGGCGGACGAGGCGCCCGACGACGCCGCCGCGCAGGAACACCGCCACCGCGCACAGAAGCGGCTGGGCTATATCCACGAAATGGCCGCCGCCACCGATGAGCCGGACGAGCGACTGGTCCGTATCCTGACGCCGTGGGTGTCCTATGTCGTGCTACCACTGTTCGCGCTGTCGAACGTGCGCATCCATTTCTCCGGCGAGATGGTGGCGCAGGCATTGCATTCGCCGCTCGCGGCCGGGATCGTGACGGGGCTGGCGCTGGGGAAGCCGATCGGGTTCCTGGCGGCGACGTGGATCGCCACGCGGCTCGGCGCGGCGCGGCTGCCCGATGGGGTCACGTGGCGGATGGTGCTGGGGATCGGCGGGGTGGCGGGGATCGGCTTCACCATTTCGCTCTTCATTGCCGAACTGGCCTTCGCCGATGCGACGCAGGTAGAGATGGCGGCGCTGTCGGTGCTGGCCGCGTCGCTGCTCTCCGGGCTGTTCGGCTATCTGATGCTGTGGGGCGCGGCATCCCGCCGCACGGAGGACGCCGAATGA
- a CDS encoding reverse transcriptase-like protein: MKLFFDGSSRPLPFGMATAVVAGGRAHLCGDLGPGTSMDAEWLALLHAVRLAYDLGIADAVLLGDAAAVIAQAKREVRCPPACRVHLATFQDLPRHGRLRLRYIRRHQNLAGIALEAVREQTRPRIV, encoded by the coding sequence GTGAAGCTGTTCTTCGACGGCAGCAGCCGCCCCCTCCCCTTCGGCATGGCGACCGCCGTGGTCGCCGGCGGTCGCGCACACCTTTGCGGCGATCTGGGCCCCGGCACGAGTATGGACGCGGAATGGCTGGCGCTGCTTCACGCCGTCCGCCTGGCGTACGACCTCGGCATCGCGGACGCCGTGCTGCTGGGTGATGCCGCCGCGGTGATCGCGCAGGCGAAGCGCGAGGTGCGCTGCCCGCCCGCCTGTCGCGTCCACCTCGCCACCTTTCAGGACCTCCCCCGACACGGCCGCCTGAGGTTACGGTACATCCGGCGGCACCAGAATCTTGCCGGCATCGCACTGGAGGCGGTGCGGGAACAGACGCGGCCAAGGATCGTCTGA
- a CDS encoding pseudouridine synthase, with translation MTLILFNKPYDVLSQFTDRGTPATRATLSDHIDLPGVYPAGRLDRDSEGLLLLTDDGRLQARIADPRFKLPKTYWVQVEGEPDAAALDSLRRGVMLNDGPTRPAEVEVIGAPAIWPRHPPIRVRRHIPDRWLRLTIREGRNRQVRRMTAAVGHPTLRLVRWSIGDWTLGDLSPGQWRSA, from the coding sequence ATGACGCTGATCCTGTTCAACAAGCCGTACGACGTCCTCAGCCAGTTCACCGATCGCGGCACGCCGGCAACGCGCGCGACGCTGTCCGACCACATCGACCTGCCCGGCGTCTATCCGGCGGGGCGGCTCGACCGCGACAGCGAGGGGCTGCTGCTGCTGACGGACGACGGGCGCTTGCAGGCGCGGATCGCCGATCCCAGGTTCAAGCTGCCCAAGACCTATTGGGTACAGGTGGAGGGCGAACCGGACGCCGCCGCGCTCGATTCGCTTCGCCGCGGCGTGATGCTGAACGACGGCCCCACCCGCCCCGCGGAGGTGGAGGTGATCGGCGCGCCCGCGATCTGGCCGCGCCACCCGCCGATCCGCGTCCGCCGCCACATCCCCGACCGCTGGCTGCGGCTGACCATCCGCGAGGGGCGCAACCGGCAGGTGCGCCGCATGACCGCCGCGGTCGGGCATCCGACGCTGCGGCTGGTGCGCTGGTCGATCGGGGACTGGACGCTGGGCGATCTGTCGCCCGGTCAGTGGCGTAGCGCGTGA
- a CDS encoding NAD(P)/FAD-dependent oxidoreductase has product MIRINDLKLPLHHPDEALPAAVCKRLRITPRELVRHQVARRAFDARDKTRISLVYAIDVHVRNEATVLARMRRDRHVQPTPDTRYPLPAPPPEGAQRPVVIGAGPCGLFAALILAQAGYRPIILDRGKVVRERTKDTWGLWRRSVLNPESNVQYGEGGAGTFSDGKLYSRIKDPRHLDRKVLTEFVKAGAPEEILTDAHPHIGTFRLVKMVESLRETIEGLGGEYRFSTRVDGIDVAERGGERRIVGLHLNGGDYLAARHVVMAIGHSARDTFAMLHAAGVHVDAKPFSIGVRIEHPQSWIDRARFGADAGNAILGAAEYHISHHCSNGRTVYSFCMCPGGTVVAATSEEGRVATNGMSQYSRNERNANSGFVVAIDPERDYPGDPLAGIALQRRLEERAFVAGGSNYRAPAQRVGDFLAGRPSTALGGIVPSYRPGVTPTDLADVLPDFAVAAMREAIPVFGRQIAGYDHPDVVMTGVETRTSSPVRFTRGADFQSLNTRGLFPAGEGAGYAGGILSAAVDGIKVAEAVAASIGAA; this is encoded by the coding sequence ATGATCCGTATCAACGATCTGAAACTGCCGCTGCATCATCCCGACGAGGCGCTGCCCGCCGCGGTCTGCAAGCGGCTGCGCATCACCCCGCGCGAGCTGGTTCGCCACCAGGTCGCGCGCCGCGCTTTCGATGCGCGCGACAAGACGCGGATTTCGCTGGTCTATGCGATCGACGTCCACGTCCGCAACGAAGCCACCGTGCTGGCCAGGATGCGCCGCGACAGGCATGTCCAGCCGACCCCCGACACGCGCTACCCCCTGCCCGCGCCGCCGCCCGAGGGCGCGCAGCGGCCCGTCGTCATCGGTGCGGGGCCATGCGGACTGTTCGCCGCGCTGATCCTGGCGCAGGCCGGCTATCGCCCGATCATCCTCGACCGCGGCAAGGTGGTGCGGGAGCGGACCAAGGATACCTGGGGCCTGTGGCGGCGCAGCGTCCTGAACCCGGAATCCAACGTCCAGTACGGCGAGGGCGGCGCCGGCACTTTCTCCGACGGCAAGCTCTACAGCCGGATCAAGGACCCCCGCCACCTCGACCGCAAGGTGCTGACCGAGTTCGTCAAGGCCGGCGCGCCCGAGGAGATACTGACCGATGCGCACCCGCATATCGGCACCTTCCGCCTCGTGAAGATGGTCGAAAGCCTGCGCGAGACGATCGAGGGGCTGGGCGGCGAGTACCGCTTCTCCACCCGCGTCGACGGCATCGACGTGGCGGAGCGCGGCGGTGAACGTCGCATCGTGGGGCTGCACCTGAACGGCGGCGACTACCTTGCCGCCCGCCATGTCGTGATGGCGATCGGGCACAGCGCGCGCGACACCTTCGCGATGCTCCACGCCGCCGGCGTCCATGTCGATGCCAAGCCCTTCTCGATCGGGGTCCGCATCGAGCACCCGCAATCGTGGATCGACCGCGCCCGCTTCGGCGCGGATGCGGGCAACGCGATCCTGGGCGCGGCGGAATATCACATCTCGCACCACTGCTCGAACGGACGCACGGTCTACAGCTTCTGCATGTGCCCCGGCGGCACCGTCGTCGCGGCGACCAGCGAGGAAGGGCGCGTCGCCACCAACGGCATGAGCCAGTATTCGCGCAACGAACGCAACGCCAACTCCGGGTTCGTCGTCGCGATCGATCCCGAGCGCGACTATCCCGGCGATCCGCTCGCCGGCATCGCGCTGCAACGCCGGCTGGAGGAGCGCGCCTTCGTCGCCGGCGGCTCCAACTACCGCGCGCCCGCGCAACGCGTCGGCGATTTCCTCGCCGGCCGCCCCTCCACCGCATTGGGCGGGATCGTCCCCTCCTACCGCCCCGGCGTGACCCCGACCGACCTCGCCGACGTGCTGCCCGATTTCGCGGTGGCGGCGATGCGCGAGGCGATCCCCGTGTTCGGTCGTCAGATTGCCGGCTACGACCATCCCGATGTCGTGATGACCGGGGTGGAGACGCGCACCTCCTCGCCCGTCCGCTTCACCCGCGGCGCGGATTTCCAGAGCCTCAATACCCGCGGACTGTTCCCCGCCGGAGAGGGCGCGGGCTATGCCGGCGGGATCCTGTCCGCCGCGGTCGACGGGATCAAGGTGGCGGAGGCGGTCGCGGCCAGCATCGGGGCGGCATGA